The Lolium rigidum isolate FL_2022 chromosome 1, APGP_CSIRO_Lrig_0.1, whole genome shotgun sequence region GTGAACTGGACTCTTGAAGAACCCATTGCTCATTATCTGCATGTATCAGATGAACAGCAAGAGTTACAGCtcaaaaaaaattcgaattttgttACAGCTCAAATTAACAGTCCAAAATACAAGATCCTGAAACTTTAGAACACATGTACCTCCATCACATCTCCTACGTTCACGAGCAGGGTGTTCGGAACGATGGGCACGTCGTACCAGACACCGTTGTTCTGCAGCTGGAGCCCACTGACGTTATCATCGATGAAGACGATTGTGATCACCGAGGCATCAGTATGAGGCTTCATGCCGAGGACGTGGTCCGGTTTGGGGCAGTGAGGGTAGTAGTTAAACCTGGCGTATGTCAAGGAATCCTCGTCGAACATGTCCACGAAGTAGTCCTCGCGTAAATTGAGCAGCTTGGCCAGGTTCTCCAGGAAAAGGTTGGCGATATTCCGGCACCTGACCGTATACTCACTCAGAACATCTCTGCCGAAATCTCAACAATCAGATGACTGTGATGGCTACTTATCAGTTGACACGCATATGTACTGCAGTAAAAGCCTGAAATGTAAGGTTACCTGAAAGAAGGAGGCTGTGTTGGCCACAAGCTATTGATTCTTCGAGACTCGGGTTCCACTATGATGTAGAGGCGGTCACACCAGTCTAGGATCTGTTTCTCTGATACGACCATGTCGTTCCCGTAACcttcaatcctgacttcattaccATTCACCAAGTTTGAGTACTTCTGCTTCTCTTCTAGTGGTAGCTTGAAAAAATCTCTAGTCACTTTCATCACCTCACCAAGAAAACCTGGCTCCATTCCATGTCCAACAGCCTTCAGGAAGATTGATCAGAAATCTCGTTATAAAATAACACAAAGCAATCTGCGGGAAAAGTTTACCAGGAATAGGCCCCAGTTCTCCAAGGCGGACCGCAGCTTGGAAACCTCATCAGCGTTACTAGACAGCCGGCTGAGATCAATGATGGGTATGGGATCAAGCATCTCAGAACCAGCCAGGGCTGCGCGGTTTTGCTCAGGAATCACATACCGACTCGGTGGCTCCTGCACGCTAGTCACCAGCTCTTGCACAATTGGGGGTATCGTGACGGTCTTCCATGGTTCTGCATCAGCCATTGTTGCTGCTTACTGATGTTGGTCTGGAATTCCCTTATGCTGTTGGCGCAGTTATATTGGAATGCGATGCAAAAGTCAGCCATTAGTCACAAAGGAATATCTTGACTTTCAGGTGGATAATATAGGCTGCTCTTTTGTCCACTTCTATAGAAGATGACAACGCACGTCTGTCAGTGGCATCCCTGTTCAACGAAATTTGTTCTGAAGcgcggcaatgggcggacgcggggCCCGAGGTGTTCGCCAACTCCTCCCCTAGGATAGGTCCTCTTTCTTGTGTCGAGTTGTATGGCGGGGTGTATCCTCTCGAGgacttgtacatataaccttcttttctatcaatgcatcgaaacgcaatgcttttgcgttttcgcggaaAAAAAAGATGACAATTTTTATGTGCACAGGTGGGTAGATCAGGATGTAGAAATCAGTGACCTAATTATGGGTATCACATGGTTCACATGCCATCTACTCCCACTATGAATAACTTACCTCTGCTTCCCCCACTCCGTTTTTTATTAGCTTATTTTCGGGTACCACAAATGtagaccgagctacatgtagctcgtttaaaaaaatatcaaaaaaaggcATTTAAAGTTTCaatcaaactagggttgagaccaaTGATGGGTATGGGGTCAAGCATCTCAGAACCAACCAGGGCTGCACGGTTTAGCTCAGGAATCACATGCAGACTCGATGGCTCCTGGATGCTAGTCACAAGCTCTTGCAGGATTGGGGGTATCTTGACTGTCTTCCATGGTTCTGCATCAGCCATGGTTGCTGCTTACTGGTGCTGGTACTTGGTACTGAACTCCCTTACGCTGATTTCACAGTTTTATGAGATGACGAGAAGGTCCACCATTGATCGCTCCCGTCGCCACCCCGAGGCGACCGGGGCGTCCCCCTCCTCCCCAACCAACTGCCGccacctccccctcctcccctgccgccgccgttgGCGCCGGGCAAAGCCTgcacggtgccggcggcggcggagctcctcTTCTCCGCGTGCTTGGAGGCCCGACGGGGTGGCCCCTTCCTCGCAGCGTTGAAGCGCGGTGGCACCGGCTCCGGCCGAGGTCGCGGGCGGCGCCTCTTCGCCCCTCGTCGCGCCTCTGGCCGTCCTCCTCCCGTGCGTCAGGCAGGGCCATCGGCGCGGGTCGCTGCTtcatggtggggggggggggggggggggctgcggCGTCGGTTTTCGGCCGGCGTTGTGTAGGCTCTGCCCGGCGGCAGCATGGCTGCTGGTGGCCACGGTGCTGCTCTGGCCGCCGTCGGCCATGGGCTTGAGCCTTAGGGTTCCGGCCAGATCTGGGTTTGCGGGCCCGGATCTGGGCCTGGGAGGGCCTGGCTGGATTTCCCTTCTGCCGTGACGGCGATGAGGCCCTCAGACGCGGGGGTGGCTACATTCGCGGATCTGGCATCATCGTAGCCCGTCTGTGCGGTGTCTTCCTGGTTCTTGCGGAGGGCTCTCGGCACTCGGACGCTGCGCTGGGCAACGTCCTGGCCGGCTTTTTCTGGGATAGGGTTCCTAAGCCGGCGCGTGCTCGCCGGGGTAGGCAGCATGTTCCGTACTGCAACTGCTCTTGCGGCTGCGGTCCCTCCCTCCGATCTACTTGGGTCGCGCTGCCGCAGGTGTTGGCATGCTGGTGGTGCATCCGTCGTGGTGCCGCCAATCCAACGTCGAGCGACGTCTGGTTCCGCGTCTGGCCAGGCTTGGCCTACCAGCTTTTGTGCCCTTCTTGTGGGTGAATCTAGTTGGGGCTAGGTTTTAGTGTGGCTTGGGTTGGAGGTCCGGTAGGAGTTCCGTTCTGTTTGCTCCGCGTCCTCGCGATGACGTCCAGAGTTTGACCCGGTGGGATCAGGCGAAAGCTACGCATGGCCTTGCCATTGCCGGTGACGGCGTCACCTATCAGGTGTCGTTCCCTTATTGAAGGCGTCCCGATGTTGATCCTCCATTTCAAATTGATGGATTTCGTCCCTCCGCCTCAACCCGCTAATCTTGGTGGCCCCGCTTCGGGCAAGCTTCTCTTGTAGTGTCTTGTGGATCACCATTTGATCTCTCGTTGGTGTCCTAGCCCTCTCACCTTGTCGGTCTGGCTGCTTATACACGGCCTTGACTCGGTAGCTGACGGCTCGCCTAGtgccttggggggctttgctaggtcgaCGTCTGGTCGTAGTCTTAGCCGATGTGTCTATCCCAATGCCATTGGAAGATGTTGTGCTTCTGGTCTGGGCCTAACCCGAGCTCGGGGGTGGTGGTTCGGGTCTGGGTGAAAGCTTTGCAGGACCTCGATCTCTAccgacgacgatgacgcattCGGGCGCCATGCACCTTCTTGGAGGTGCCGTCACAAGACCCCCTCTCCTTTGGATCCTCAAGTTCTGCTAGGCTGCTGGCCCATCGTCGAGTCCCCCTTGAGCTGTTGTGTTCATGCGTAGGAGGTTTGTTGGCGCTCGCTccggtgcaacagaagacaaggctccctcaACCTGGCGCTTGGTGGCGTTCTCTAGGTTGTCTTTTGTTGTTAGTTTTCGGTTTGCGTTTCGAGTGTGTGTTGTAAGTCGTGGTGtaactcctggccggttgatgaCTTCGTTAATTCAAAACCGGGCTCATTTCGAGCCTTCCGTCGAAAAAATTTCACAGTTTTATTGGCCTGGGATGCAAAACTCAGCCATTAGTCACAAAGGAATATCTTGACTTTCAGGTGCATAATATAGGCTGCTCTTTTGTCCACTTCTTTTTATGTGCACATCTTGGTAGGCCAGGATGTGGAAATCAATAGGAGTACCACATGGCATCTAGTCCCACTATGGACAACCTGCTATCTCTGCCCTCGTATATAGCTTGCTCTAACATATATATTATGTTTGGTCTTGAGGTTGGCTTGCGTGGTTTTTCGCGTGAGTTAGTTTTTCCTTTTTCCAGATCTTGTTCTTTGTGCTGCGCTTTTGTGATTTTCTTTTCTGTCATTTGGCGACCTGACCTTAGGGCATCTCCGgcgggcgacgcatttcggacgctcaaaagtggtcgcgagcgttcgTTTACGTCGCCTCgcggacgccaaaatgaccgcaagggacgaaatgtccgtttgcgtcgggggctacctccagcggtccgacgcattttggacatgcaactgttttttttttgctacttCTTTACAGTTTATagttgaatgatcaagttttaaacgcgaaaaaatgtactcatgatgtcatgttggtccaatcgaatagattatagcctaaacaattaaccggatacgtcaatcgactagattcaaacatatttaacatacaaataagaagaaatttaaaacatataaactaaaactattttttggcctacttgttcgaaggccctgcgtcgtcgtcgtcgcggaaactcctccgcctcttgcttgtcacctcgtcgtcagaactggaggacgacgcgcccgtcgaggacttgaaactggaagaaatggcgccttcgtcgtcgtcgtcggtgaacggacgacgacgcgccgcccgcgccagcgccctggacttcttccttgccgccgccttgtcgtccgccgcctcctgcgcctccaatcgggcgaacttgctgtcggagtcctcctcctcctggccctcctcctcgtcgtcggcgtcgctggcagcaccgcctccgtcctcctcctggccttcgctgccattgccgcctccctcctcctcgtcctcactcggtgtggaggtagggtagctaggcgtggagcccggatcgcttggcgtcgccggcgattcccaccaatgcaggaatccgggcgacttgccctcgctctcccagtcggacggcagcgtgtagtcgctcatgacgtgccggtgttggagaagaagaaaagaggatgaagaaggaggcggttgaacttgaattaccgtagacgcgggggttataatgtgcgcggattaacggtggcgcgtaaaacgaagaggccgcggttgctcttccgcggcggttcagcgctccattgcggcggttggtcgccggcggttgtgaattcgaggccgatcgaacctaggtcgctgccatgagggcccgtggggacgcgagcggacgctccgtgcgaccgccgagcgtccgcggagacgcaaacctggcgcatatttgggccaggtttgcgtctccgcggacggcccgatcactttgcgtcgccccgctggaacaggccccagacgcatttccggtcacaccggacgcaaacggtcgctcagcgtccggttgcgtcgcgccgctggagatgcccttatgtacTCATGTGCTTTCTTCGCGTTCCTTCTATTGCAAATAATACACACTTAGACGCCTGCTTTAGGGGAAAAAAAGGTTCCACCCTGAGAAAAAAACTTTTCCATCATGTGCATTATCttctgattttttttagttttagttcTAGCGGTTGGTGGCTGGTCTACTCACTGATGACTGTGCGGACGGAGAAGAAGACAACTTCATCTTGCTTACTGCAGCCTCTTCCTGCAAGAGAGCACAACAACCAAAGAGAGGGCAGACCAGGATcctcccaagaaatatccaagaactCCGATGGCTGATGAGTCATGGAGGCTGCCAAACTCTGTGCAGCAACTGGCTTCCACCGTGCAGGAACCACCAAGCAGGTACTTGCTTAGAGAGGAAGAACCGCTTGGTAGGAACCTGGCTGGTACCGAGATGCCAGAGCCCATTCCAATGATCGATCTCGGCCTGCTGTCAGCATCCAACGATGCGGATGAAGCCGCCAAGCTGCGGTCAGCGTTGCTGACTTGGGGATTCTTCCAGGTGAGCCTTACTTGTGTGTCTACATTTTTGCTCATGGAGCAGTTGTTTTTCTTTAACACTCATTAGCCTTCGTGACAAGGTTTCCAACCATGGAATGGAGGCCTCTCTAATGGATTCTGTGATGACTGCATCAAGGGATTTTTTTCGCCTACCGCTTGAAGAGAAAAGGAAGTACAGTAACCTAATAGATGGGAAACATTTCCAGATGGAAGGGTATGGAAATGACCAGGTGAAAACTCCAAATCAAAGACTGGACTGGTCCGATCGACTGCATCTTAAAgttgagccagaagacgagagaaACCTTGACCATTGGCCCATACGTCCAGAATCTTTCAGGTGATCTATATTTTGATACATGTGTTCATATATATGGATCTAGCTTTGCTGTCAATTTTGCACAACAGAGTTaatttgccctggtgctgattgcAGGGATGTTCTACACGAGTACACATTGAAGAGCAAGAGAATCAAAGACGACATCCTTCGGGCGATGGCCAGGCTACTGGAGCTTGATGAAGATTGCCTCGTTAACCAGTTCAGCGACAAGGCTCTAACTTATGCTAGATTCAATTACTATCCTCCATGTCCAAGACCTGATCTTGTGTTGGGCATAAAGCCTCACTCTGATGTCTTTTCTCTTACTGTTCTTCTCATGGATAAAGATGTCCAAGGACTGCAAGTTCTTAGAGATGGAACGTGGTACAATGTCCCAACTGTATCTAACTACACCTTGCTGATCAACGTTGGTGTTACAATGGAGGTAGCTATCTCTGAACCTCAAATAAATTTCTCCTACGTTTTGTGATGATTCAGATGTGCTAAAGTTTATTGTTGCCCGTTTCTGTCACAGATAATGACCAACGGGGTCTTCAGGGGGCCAGTGCACAGGGTTGTGACAAATGCTGAGAAAGAGAGGATCTCGGTGGCTGTGTTCTATGGCATGGATCCTGAGAAAGAGATTGGACCAATAGCTGATATGTTGAACGAGGAGCAGCCGGCGCGATACAGGAAAATGAAGAACAAGGACTTCCTAGTCGCGCACTATGAACATTTCACTCGAGGAGAGAGAGTTGTCGATTCATTAAAGATATAAGTACGGTGGCTTTGGTTTAAAAAACAGATAAACTTCAGTAAGGGGTGAATCTGGTGGGGAAAAATCCGGTTTATATTGAAGTTTGCGTTAACTTGTTTCTACGAGAATAAGCATAACCCTGGGACTACAAGCCACAAATGCAGAAGCCAAAGGTTGCCAATGTCAGAAGAAAATAGATGACTGAATCCATGTCACTGGACACAACATTTGTTCCAACCGAAAATACTGTAGCAGAAGCCAGAAAGATGCACATTTCGTGATCTTCTCGTCGTAGAGTGGTATACCGGTAGAATTATTATTTGCGATTTTCAAGTGGTAGCGTCTTGTTGACTGCGGGTTGTGGCACAAGCATGCTGGCACACTTTACTCCACAAATGTCACTTTTTTTTTTACCTAGGGTGGCCTTGGTTTTCTCTTTCAATCAATTTTTCATCAAGTATAGTCATTTCAGTCCTCTGGCCAATACGGAAAACACAAATTACCGAAACTTTGGAAGTTTCAATGATTTTGGAGTTTCAATGATTTTGGAGGTgtcggaaatatttcctaatttgAGGCGGTCACAAACCGGATTTTGTCAGCTACGGAACCATCCAAATCTCAGACGATTTTGGAATTGCAAATTGAAAACAGATGATTTAGTTAAGACGGTACCCCTCTGTTCTAAATTAAGTGTCATAGTGTGTTGGTGAATTCTGTGGTGGCGGCTAGGGCAGTGCACCAAATGGTGGTTGCAGACGCCCCGGTTTGGCTGCTGGAGGagataaacaaatggttgagAGCGTTCTTCTGGGCCGGTAAGGACGAGGTCCAGGGGGGGCAGTGCCTAGTAGCATGGAAAACCATATGTAAACCAAAGAACTTGGGCGGCCTAGGAGTGAAGGATCTAAAATTGCAGGGCTTGGCGCTCCGAGTGAGATGGCTATGGCTCAGACGTACGGATACGACCaggccatggctagggttaccTGGGCTAAAAGCCCAGAGGCGGAGGAGGTTTTCCAGAGCCTCGCACACTTCAGAGTGGGAGATGGGCTATCGACATACTTCTGGAAGGATAGATGGATCAATGGGTTCACAGCAGAGGAGTTGGCACCCGGAGTGGTTGCGAGGGTCCCAACAAGGAGAAAGAATGAGAGGTTGGTAGGAGAGGCACTACCTCAGGATGGATGGATAGACGACATGGCGGGGGATATGACAGAGGAGCTATGGAGAGAGTGTCTGATTCTCTGGGAGGCAGTGGAACTGTGGAGAGGGACGATGGTAGCCGGGATCACATCTCCTGGAAAGGGGTGGAATCCGGAAGATATTCGGCGAAAGCTACGTATGGTATGCTCTGCCAGGGGAGCGTGAGATGGAGCATGAGTAAGCCAGTCTGGGGATCCTTCTCCCCAATGAAGTGCAAGATGTTCGCATGGCTGGCCCTGAGATATCGACTGTGGACCTCGGACAGGAGGGCCAGACACGGACTTCAGGAGCACCCAGATGCTTGCTACACATGCCTGCAGGAGGAGGACAATGTGGATCATATTCTAACCCTTTGTCCGTATGCGAGACAGGTATGGTGCAGGGTCTTACACAGTTACGGACCCAGGAGCCACAGGAAACCTAGAGAGATGGTGGACCGAGGCACGCAAGCGAGTCAGGAGGACCGATAGGAAGCGCTTCGACTCCATGGTGATTTGCACGGCTTGGACGCTCTGAAAGCATAGGAACGCGAGGGCTTTCGGGGACACCAGGAGACAGAGGAGTGTAGATCAGATGTTATAGGAGATTAGAGATGAATTCCATATGTGGGAGAGGGCTAGGAGAGAGAGGAGTTTAGATATCGCGAGAGAGTAGGACTAGGCGGAGTGGGTGCGTGGGTGTGTTCTCGGGCCGGATGTCCGCATCCGGTTTCCGATTCTTGTAATTGCTGTTGctctcttctataaagataaggcacgctttgcgcgtgctctcgaagaaaaaaaaagtgtcatagtttttttttttaaaataagcaAATTTACAGACTTTTTTTTAGATTAAAGGCAAATAATTCtccggctttaaattaataaagcccttacGGTAGCTAATAGTACAATACATGATGCGGCATACCGCTTAGCTAACATAAAACGAAACTACTAGAGATAAAAACAAGCACAAGACGTATGCGGCCATCCCCTCGTCAGCTGCCCCCTTGCATCCTCGGGATGTCACTTGCGGTGTGCTCCACGCGCACGAGCCGGAGCTTGTCCACCAGTCGCCCTAATCCTGCTCGATCCCGAGCCTTTGCGGATGGCGTCCACTACTGATATAAGATTATACATTTGTATATAATGTCACTAGGGTGGCAGATCACCTGAGCCTGAAGAATGTGTTTATTGCGCATATTCCATAAGGACCAACATAAAGCGACAAACAAGGTCCAAAGCAAACAGCGAAACCTGTCGGCAAAACTTGATAAAATtatatactatatataaaagcCAGCTGATTTTGTGCTCTCCCGTTGGTTTAGGCACTGTTCATGTGCTAATTTCGCTCACCATTCCCAGTTATTGCTTGACACGTAGGCCTCCCTAAGATTGTTTCCTTATCTCTCTGGGTAACTGcaagattttgattttttttggatgTTTATTTTCTCCGCTGGTTGCCGGTTGCCGGTCACCCGAAGTCCCCAACGTTCCAGGAAAGAGAAGTAAAGGATCTCTGTAGCACCGATTTCCAAACCGCTTTGACCATCGTGACCTCTCTGGAAACTGTAGCAGCTCCTCATTCACCTCTCTttctcctccgattccccatcccggtctccacctccacctccatcggCCCTCCGCCCCTCTCCTCCCAGGCCCCCCTTCCCCGAGCGGGCAGCCTCAAGTACCCCTCTCCGCCGCCAGACCAGAAGGGATGAATAGCATCGGAGGGAGCAGCGGGAGAGCCGCGGCGCCGGTGGGGAGAAGGAGGCTGCACGAGGGCTATTGCCGGCTTTGGTCTCACAACATCGGCGCTAATGCGATCCAGGACGACCGTCATGGCGTTGAAGCTGGCTTCAGGACGAGGGTTGTTCAAGATCAGAGAGAGGAGGTCTTCGTGGGGCGGACTTCCCATATTTTATTTGCTCCAGCTGATATCTGGCTATGCTACATGTGGATCTGGTGAGTTTTGTTAGGTTCGTTACTACACTTTGACTGATTCCATGTGCATCTGCAAAGTTTGTTTGGTGATTTCATAACTAGAGAATGGTGAAATACAACGGTAAATATGGAAAGCACAGACTCCACCACAGAGACGTCCAATACCTTTCACCAGATTTACTACCGTGGTTTCAGTTCTCCTTCTCCACAGAATATCAAAGGTTTTTTTCCTATTGCTATTTTTGTTGCTACCAATTGTTGAGCACATTGGGCTTCATGTGCAGGTTAATTTGAATAGGGTACACCAGTTTGTGCAAGATGTATCATGTATGCCTAATGACTGATCCAAGGCCTCAAGTTTGTATGAAGATAACCATGaaattaaattaataaaactGATCCAATCTTCTGCTAAGTGTTGAAACTCCTCCCCATTGGCCAGTTCTGGTCTTGCCGAATCTACTAATCTAGGTATGTCAATGTTATTATATACAGTGTCATGATCTTACTTTTATCAGGGGAGATTTTATCATAGTAATCGCCAAGTTTCTGCATTTATGCGCTATTAGTGTTGTTGTTCAGGTAATTGTGATTTACAGTAAAGTGGGTAACCatatgatattgatatatgaaACTAGGAATTTTAATCATTTAAGCGTATGTAGCTCCTTTTCCAAGATTCCGTTGCACACGTGTTCAGATGATTGTGATTTACAGTAATGGGTAACCATCTGATATTGATATGTGAAACTAGGAATTTTAGTTATTTAAGCGTATGTAGTTCCTTTTCCAAGATTCCGTTGCACATGTAATTGGGAATCTATCATGGAACTATTGGAAGATCGTTTTACTATGAAGTTAGTGACCATGGGTCTTTGTTCCTATTTTCCAACTCCATTGGCTTGCTACTGCATTTTACAATTGAAATTTCCTTTTCAAGCTTAGTATTTCTTTGCCTTTTGCCTTACACTTCTTTCTTGATTTGGCTCTATCTACTGGCTTATGTGCTGATTTAGGTTGTTTGTTCAGtgttctctttttcttcttctatttACTTTTTACCTGCAATTAATTTGAATCTGTCTGGTGGCTTATCTGTAGGTTTAGGTTAGTCACTCTAATATGTTGATTGTCCGCATTCTCCAGGCTGCAATTTCTACCAGTGTTCATGGCTATTGGAACTAACTGAAGATATTATGTTGCAGAAACCTTGGAGAGTAGGAATGCAAGCAATCACAGTGAAAGATTTCATACCTCAAGGATCTCAGAGCAATGTTGTTGCGCGCATATCCCGGATCTAGGAGAACATGGTTCTAGAATAAAATGTCTCTGAAATAGGGTTCATTGTTGTGGACAACCTGGTAccttctgaacattgagatacttGATTCCTCCATCATTACCTACACATGAGGTCCATGAGTTAGCATGGCCTTATCATCAAATTATTTATCAATACTTACTAATCATTTAGATAAATAAAACTATAAGAGTATATATCATCTAAGCTCATTTCGTTACCTATCAGTGTTTGCTCTACTCTCAAAACGCTTTACCTTTCAATAGATTGCAGCATTACTTGCTAGCTGAATATTTGCATCCTTGATTTTGGCAACATCTCCTGCACACAAAATACACACAATTAGCTTGGCCTGCATgctctatttttttgtttttctttgacacAACACAACTAGCAGTGATTTTCAGCCTATAGTGCCACTAATTGTCAGAAGAGCTGCTGGTTGTTTACACAGGATGTACACTAAGGCTAGGTCGCATGGATAAATTCAAGAAGAAACTGAAGAAGAGCTCGATCTACAGGCTCGAATCTTTCATGGTTGTCGCTGCCCAGCCCAAATACACGACACCAGATGACCGTACagaataagaattactcagaacACAAAAATCGTTGAGGTTGTACCAGAACCTGAAAACTTTACTCTGTATAAACAATGTAGAATAATCCACACATACACGGAAGAGGTACATACTAACCTGAAAGATTCTTTACAGACAGATGACATAATATATTTTGATGTTTTTTTCTACCAGGACATGGGTTTGACAACCTGATTCACTCACCTACAAATATGGCCATCACTTCAAGCGCAAGCTCATATAACAAAACACTATTTTGACAGTTGCTGCCAAGGTTGCACATACAACGCATGACCAGAACACGCTAGGAGGCTGCATACATTACACACAAGGCTTCTTATGAGACAAACAGTTTGTCAACTTTTGGCATCTAGGCCCCGATGTAAATGTAAGCTATCTTATGTAATGCTCGGATGATAACTAGAACTTTATGTATAATTAGCCAGCTTAGTCAGCACTGCAGTAGCAGTCTATTAGATGTACCTCAAGACTATCTTATGTGATGCTACTTAAAATAGTTTCTCTTTCAGGCTTCTGACATTCAGCACCTAGAAGAATTTTATGTATGCTTATTTATCTTACTAGCATTGTAGTACCAGTCTACTAAATATGATTCCTCTACTCCTCTTTTTTCAAGTGCTACAGACTTTGGCACGTCCACTTACAAATATTACAAGCGTTTACCAGATCAGCTGAAGAAGCACATACAAGTGGTGCAAACTTTGGCATGTCCATTTACAGGACTCTGCAAACATCTACCACATAAAGAAGCTTACATGCGCATGCAATTAGCTGCTACTGAATCTAATTCAGAAACACATCGCCTTAACAAAGCTAAAATTGAATGGCACTATCATTCCATAGACTTGTGAAACGAGAAAGAGTTCATCCCATTTCCGTTAGTTACTTTGTTGCTGCTGGCTGTGAATGTTCAGCTCTTTTTTTTCTGTTCTGCTTTCACATTCCACCAAACTAAAGAAGCCGTTTGTGTGCCTTTACTTCCTTTCCATTTTCTTCTTGCTCTTTTCTTGAGGCTCGAACTAACTTTTGTTACTTTACTGTTTATGTCTAGGCATATTTACTTTATTTTGGGTATCACAAGTTTAATGTGGAAAAAATAAAgacacatgatttttttttttgcttccagTAGCATAAGAAGGAAGAACATACCGATCAGCCGATTGACTGATAAAATTGGTGCTCACCGGAAATAGCATCCTGGCCCAGCATCTCCTTCCAGCCTTGAGCCCTGGCGTCACTTGCCACCCTTCGAAGGCCTGCCCAAACAGTAGGGCAAGTAGCTGCCCAGACGAGCCAGGGTGTGGCGCTGCTTGCCATCCCCAGCAGCTCTGCTCCGGTGACTGTAGATTATGCACGACGGTCAGCAATCGTCGCTGCATCGCCGTACTGGTGTTTGCCGTTCCAGCCTCGCCAACTGTGATGTCGCCTACAATGACGACGACTGACATCACGGTGCCGGTGGACATTGGGGATGGTCCATGCTGGTCAGATGGCATCCCCAGGCACGGCGGCCTCCCTTGCATGAGTTGGCCGCCAACACGGCCGCGTCCAGCCTTCTGAGCGACCTCCTGGTCAGTTCTACAGCCCTTCTGCGCCTCCGTCCACCGCACTACCCGGCATGCGGACGGGATCATACACTCAAATTGGCTATGATTTTTTGAGGGGCATTGGAGCATGCTCACCTGCATAAGCTAGAATCAGTGGAGCTGCGGGGGAAGAGTGAGAAAGGGGAT contains the following coding sequences:
- the LOC124685138 gene encoding protein SRG1-like isoform X1 gives rise to the protein MADAEPWKTVTIPPIVQELVTSVQEPPSRYVIPEQNRAALAGSEMLDPIPIIDLSRLSSNADEVSKLRSALENWGLFLAVGHGMEPGFLGEVMKVTRDFFKLPLEEKQKYSNLVNGNEVRIEGYGNDMVVSEKQILDWCDRLYIIVEPESRRINSLWPTQPPSFRDVLSEYTVRCRNIANLFLENLAKLLNLREDYFVDMFDEDSLTYARFNYYPHCPKPDHVLGMKPHTDASVITIVFIDDNVSGLQLQNNGVWYDVPIVPNTLLVNVGDVMEIMSNGFFKSPVHRVVTNAEKERLSLVMFYTMGPEREIEPLSELVDEKTPVRYRKIKTNDYIATLFETFARGTLAIDAVKI
- the LOC124685138 gene encoding protein SRG1-like isoform X2 encodes the protein MADAEPWKTVTIPPIVQELVTSVQEPPSRYVIPEQNRAALAGSEMLDPIPIIDLSRLSSNADEVSKLRSALENWGLFLAVGHGMEPGFLGEVMKVTRDFFKLPLEEKQKYSNLVNGNEVRIEGYGNDMVVSEKQILDWCDRLYIIVEPESRRINSLWPTQPPSFRCRNIANLFLENLAKLLNLREDYFVDMFDEDSLTYARFNYYPHCPKPDHVLGMKPHTDASVITIVFIDDNVSGLQLQNNGVWYDVPIVPNTLLVNVGDVMEIMSNGFFKSPVHRVVTNAEKERLSLVMFYTMGPEREIEPLSELVDEKTPVRYRKIKTNDYIATLFETFARGTLAIDAVKI
- the LOC124685136 gene encoding protein SRG1-like codes for the protein MADESWRLPNSVQQLASTVQEPPSRYLLREEEPLGRNLAGTEMPEPIPMIDLGLLSASNDADEAAKLRSALLTWGFFQVSNHGMEASLMDSVMTASRDFFRLPLEEKRKYSNLIDGKHFQMEGYGNDQVKTPNQRLDWSDRLHLKVEPEDERNLDHWPIRPESFRDVLHEYTLKSKRIKDDILRAMARLLELDEDCLVNQFSDKALTYARFNYYPPCPRPDLVLGIKPHSDVFSLTVLLMDKDVQGLQVLRDGTWYNVPTVSNYTLLINVGVTMEIMTNGVFRGPVHRVVTNAEKERISVAVFYGMDPEKEIGPIADMLNEEQPARYRKMKNKDFLVAHYEHFTRGERVVDSLKI